A window of Variovorax sp. HW608 genomic DNA:
ACTTCAGGCAGCGCACGCGAGCGCGTGGGCGCCGCCACCGCCAGCGCCCGGGCCTTGCCGTTGCGGATGTAGGGTCCGGAGGTGGCCAAGCCATCGAACATCAGGTCGACCTGGCCGCCGATGAAATCGGTCATCGCCGGTGACGAGCCTCGATACGGGATATGCACGATGTGCAGTCCGGCCATCGCCTTGAGAAGCTCCATCTGAAAGTGAGTCACCGATCCGTTGCCCACGGACGCGTAGGAGAGGATGCCGGGGCGCGCCTTGGCATAGGCGATGAGTTCCTGCAGGCTACGCGCCGGGATGTCCGGGCGGGTGACCAGGAAGATCTCCAGTTCGAGCACCTGCGACAAGGGGGTGAACGACTTCACCGGGTCGTAGCCGACCTTCGACAGCGCCGGGTTCATCGTCAGGGATGAGCCCGCGAGCAACAGCGTGTGACCATCCGGTGCGGCACGGGCAACAAACTCGTTGGCGATCGCGCCGCCGGCACCTGGCTTGTTGTCGATCACCACCTGCTGACCCAGACGCGCGCGCAAGGCGTCGGCGAGCGCGCGGGCGACGGCATCGGTCGACCCACCCGGCGCGAACGGGAGGACGAGCATGATCGGGCGACTGGGTGAGAACTCCGCGGCGCGTGCACCGAGTTGCGCAGCGACAAGGCTGCCCGCCAGCGATCGGACCAATGACCGTCTCTTCATGGTTTGCCGTACCTTTCACGCAGGATGTTCTTGGCCACCTTGCCTGCCGCCGTCAACGGAAGTTCGTCGCTGAATGCCACGCACTTCGGCACCTTGTAATCCGCAAGCAACTCACGGCAATGCGCGCGCAGAGCGGCCTCGTCAGCGGTCATCCCGTGCTGCAGGACCACGATGGCGTGCACCGCTTCGCCCCAGCGTTCATGGGGGACGCCAATGACAGCGGCCATCGACACCGCCGGATGCCGGGTGAGCGCGTTCTCGACCTCGGCGCTGTAGACGTTCTCGCCGCCCGACACGATCATGTCCTTGATGCGGTCCACCACGTAGAGGTAGCCGTCCTGGTCCACACGGCCAGCATCGCCCGTGCGCAACCAGCCGCCGCTGAAGGTGCGCGCCGTTTCCTCCGGTCGTCGCCAGTAGCCCGCCGCCACGAGCGGACCCCGCAGCACGATCTCGCCGACCTGGCCGACAGGCAGGTCGCGCCCGCCCTCGTCGCAGATTCGAAGCTCGACAACGGCGCTTGCGCGCCCCGCAGACCTCGCGCGGCCGGTGTTCCAGGCCTGGGCGTCGTGGTCGTCGGGCAGGCTGGCGGTGGCGGCCCCGCACGACTCGGTCATTCCGTAGTACTGGTAGAGGCCGGCCCAGGGGAGGGCCGCCTGCGCACGCTGCAAAAGGGCCTGTGCGCTCGGCGCCGCACCGTAGCTCAACCGCCGTACCGAGCGCATGCGCTCCGGGTGGAACGCGGGGTCGTCCAGCACCATCTGCAGCATGGTGGGCACGAAGGGCACATCCGTCACGCCCTCACGCTCTATCACGTCGAGTGCTGCTGCGGCGCGGAACTGCGGCAGGATGACCAGTGTGCTTCCAGCGATCCAATGCGTGATGGCGCGAATCAACGATGCCACGTGGAAGTTCGGCGTGGTCAGCAATGCCACGCTGTCCCCCAGGGGAGGCAGTTCAGCCAGCCGGCCGAGCGCTGCAGTTCCGAGAGCGGCATGGGTCAGCATCACGCCCTTGGATCGGCCGGTGGTGCCCCCGGTGTAGATCAGCGCAGCCAGATCCTGCCCGCCGGCCCGTGCGTCATCCACCGCAGCGACGTCGACCGGCGTGTCCATGGGCAGCGTCGGGATACCCGAAGCGCGGGACGCGACCGTCTGAGCAAGTGTCTCGTGGAGGTCATCGTGCAGGAGCACCGTGGGCTCGCTGTCGAGCAACGCATCCACGATTTCCGGCGCACTCCAGCGAACATTCTGCGGACTGAACACGGCGCCGAGCCACCAGCAGGCGAACATCCATTCCACCGTCTCGATCGAGTGCTGGCTCAACAGTGCGACGCGGTCCCCGTGGCCCACGCCGGCCGCCTTCAGGGCACCTGCCCTTCGGGCGACGCGAACGTGAAGTTCGCCATAGCTCAAACGGCGACCATTGCACACCACGGCGGTCTTTTCTGGTCGGCACTGATGGTGCCGGTGAAGAAGTTGCGAGAGGTACATGTCGCGTCAATTCGCCGGCTTTCGCAACATCAGGGCCTGCCGTGTGCAGGTGCAGACCTCTTCACTGCGCTGATTGAGGCCTTGATGAAGAAAGGTCACGATGCCGGCGTTGGGGCGCGACTTGCTCTCGCGCAGCTCGCGCACCGTGGTGCGCGAGCGGATGGTGTCGCCCGCGAACACGGGCTTGGGAAAGCGCGCATCGGTCATGCCGAGATTGGCCACGGTGGTGCCCAGCGTGGTGTCCTGCACGGACAGGCCGATCACCAGGCCAAGCGTGAAGATGCTGTTTACCAAGGGCTGACCGAACTCCGTGCCTTTGCAATACTCGGCATCAATGTGAATGGCCGCCGGGTTGTAGGTGGCGTTGCTGAACCACATGTTGTCGGCTTCCGTGACAGTGCGTCGAATCTCGTGCTCGAACACCTGTCCTGTCTCGAATTGCTCAAACCAGAGGCCAGCCATCAATCGCTCCTTCGTTTATTTGGTATCATGGCATATGATACGGTAGCAGATGATTGTCTGTCTATTTCATCGATCGATACAACAGAAGTCGTTCAGGTTGCTCGTTGCGAACGCCTGGATATATGCCAAGAGACAAGCACAATGAGATGGATGCCATGAGCAATGTGCCGACCGTGCGCACGACGCCTGGTCTGCCACCGCCCCCGCCAGCTGGAACCGCCATGCTGCCGCCCGACACCTATGCCGGACGCGTTGTACTGATCACCGGCGGCGGAACCGGGTTGGGCAAGGCGATGGCGCTGGAATTCGCGCGATTGGGCGCAGCCATCGTGATCGCCAGTCGCAAGCCCGAGCACGTGGCAGCCGGGGTCGAGGCCGTGCGGATGATCGGCGGGCGCGCCATTGCGCTGCCACTGGATGTGCGTTCGCCCGAGCAGGTCAAGGCATGCTTTGACGCTGCCGAGGAAGCCCTGGGGCCCGTGGATGTGTTGGTGAACAACGCGGCGGGCAACTTTCCGGTGGCCGCCCAGGAACTGAGCGCCAACGGGTGGCGTGCAGTGACCGACATCGTGCTCGACGGCACCTTCTTCTGCAGCCAGGAATTCGCGCGCCGCAGGGTGGGGCAGGGCGGTGGCGGCGCTGTCCTGAACATCTCGGTGGCCTACGCGCAGGGTGGGGCGCCTGGCCATGCCCACAGCGCCGCGGCGAAGGCGGGTGTCCTGAGCCTAACGGAAACGCTTGCGGTGGAGTGGGCGCCCGACGGCATCCGGGTCAACGCGCTCACGCCCGGCCTGTTTCCACACCAGGACCATTCGACCGACATGCGTGCGCAGCGGCCAGAGGGCTATGAAGCCGAGTGGAGGCGCATTCCTGCGCTGCGCGTGGGGCAAACCCATGAACTCGGTTGGGCCGCCACTTACCTGTGTTCGCCCTTTGCGGCCTATCTGACGGGTCACAATTTCGTGCTGGATGGAGCCGAACGGTTGCGGCGCTCACTGCGCATGCCCGAGTTCGTGCCCATCCGGGCGCAGATGGCGGCGGTGCGCGAACGATCTGCGACTTTGGGAGGCAAGGATGAATTTTGATTTGCGGCGCTGGGCGGAACTGGATCCGCAGCGCATTGCGATTCGCACCGAGGGTGCGGCCATGCGCTATGGCGAACTCGAGGCGCTCGCCAATCAGGTGGCGCATACCTTGCGGAGCCTGGGCATCGTGCGCGGCGATCACGTCGCAGCCGTCGTGGGCAACGATCCGATGGTCTTTCCCTTGATCTGGGGGGCTTACCGGGTTGGCGCGTACCTGACACCCATTGCCGCCACCGCGTCCGCTGCCGACGCGGCCTATGTCATCCAGGATTGCGATGCCCGGGTGGTGGTGGTCAGTGCGGACGCGGCGGCCACCCTGGGTGAGCTGCCGGGGCGCGTGAAGACCCGGCCGGTCTGGCTGTCGGTACGAGGCGCAATGGCGGGATTCCAGCCGCTGGGACCGCTTCTGACCTCACATGCCGCCACGCCGGTGGCCGAGGAGTCCTCCGGGGCCTTGATGATGTACACCTCCGGGACGACCGGCCGCCCCAAGGGCGTGGAACGCGCCTTGCCGGCTCAGAAGCTGGGCACGCCGTCCTTCGCAGCGGACCTGATCGACATGTTCGACATCCGGGAGGGATCGCTTTACCTGTCCACTGCGCCGCTGCACCACGCCGCACCGTTGCGCTGGAGCCTGGCATTCCAGGCGGCGGGGGGCTCGGTGCTTGTGATGTCCAGGTTTGACGCTGCCCACGCGCTCGATCTGATGGAGCGGGAGCGCGTCACGCATTCGCAGTGGGTGCCGACCATGTTCAATCGGCTGCTCGCCCTGCCTGAAGAGCGCCGCCGGGCCTTCCACGCGCCGCACCACCGCGTGGCGGTGCATGCCGCAGCGCCGTGCCCGGTGCCGGTCAAGCGCGCCATGATCGCGTGGTGGGGACCGATCATCGAGGAATACTATTCCGGCAGCGAAGGCGTGGGGCTGACCGCCATCGGTACGCAGGAGTGGCTCGAGCGGCCCGGGTCCGTCGGTCGCGCCCGTAAAGGCTCGCTGCATGTGCTGGGGGAGGACGACCGGGAATTGACGGCCGGCGAAGTCGGACGCGTGTTCTTCTCGGGCATCGCCCCCTTTGCCTACCGCCACGATCCGGAGAAGACCGCCGCCCGCACCAGCCGGCAGGGCTACCAGACCTTCGGAGACGTCGGCTACGTGGACGAGGCGGGATACCTGTTCCTCACCGATCGCCTGGACGACATGATCATCTCGGGCGGCGTGAACATCTATCCACAGGAGCTGGAGGCGGCCCTGTGCGAAATGAGCCAGGTCAGCGAGGCGGCGGTCATCGGCGCGCCGGACGCGGACTTTGGTGAGCGACCGGTCGCTTTCGTGGTGCCACGCGCGGCACCCGAGGATGCCGAGGCCTTCGTCGCCGGCGTGGACGCGTGGTGCCGCGAGCGGCTGGGGCGCATCAAGCGCCCCAAGGAGATCCGCATGGTCGATGCCTTGCCCTACAGCGCCCAGGGCAAGCTGCTGAGGCGAGAACTCAGGCGCATGCTCGCCGGGAATGCCGAGGCCGGCCCGTCGTCATGAGAGCTTGACGGCCAACCATGTGCAGCCCGGGCGTTCGTCAGCCCGCGTGGCCGCAGTCAGTTCCCGCGTCGCAACAGCGGCGCGCTTTCCACCCCTGAAAGATTGAGAAGTACCTCGTGTCCCGCCAGAAAGTCATCATCAGTTGCGCCGTGACCGGCGCCATCCACACGCCCTCCATGTCGCCGTACCTGCCGGTGACGCCGGAGGAGATCGCCAGGTCGTCCATCGAGGCGGCCGAAGCCGGTGCGGCGATCATTCACCTGCACGCGCGCAACCCGCAGACCGGCAAGCCCGACCAGACACCGGAGGCATTTCGCCCGTTCCTGGAAAAGATCAAGGCCGCCTCCGATGCCGTGGTCAACCTGACCACCGGCGGCTCGCCCTACATGCCGGTACAGGAGCGCATTCAGCCTGCCCTGGTACTCAAGCCGGAGGTGGCCTCGATGAACATGGGGACCATGGGCTTCGGGCTCTTTCCGATGCTGGAGCGATACAAGAGCTTCAAGCACGATTGGGAGCGCCCTTACCTCGAAGGCAGCAAGGACCTGATCTTCCGCAACACCTACGGCGATATCGAGACGGCGCTCAAGGAACTGGCGCCGAGCGAGACGCGCTATGAGTTCGAGTGCTATGACACGTCCCATCTGTACAACCTGGCGCACTTCGTGGACCGCGGCCTGGTCAAGGCGCCGTTCTTCGTGCAGACGGTTTTCGGCATCCTGGGCGGTATCGGCGCCCATCCCGAAGATGTGATGCACATGCGGCGCACGGCCAATCGTCTTTTCGGGAAGGACTACCACTGGTCGGTGCTGGGGGCAGGGCGCAACCAAATGCCCGTGGCGGCGATGGCGGCGTCCATGGGAGGCCATGTGCGCGTGGGCCTCGAAGACAGCCTGTGGATCGGCGCAGGACAGCTGGCCCAGTCCAACGCAGACCAGGTCCGCCGGGTGCGCGAGATCATCGAGGGCCTCGGCCTCGAGGTGGCCACGCCTGCAGAGGCCCGGCAACTGCTTGGCCTCAAGGGCGTGGACAAGGTCGCGTTCTAGGCTGCGCGCCTACATCGCGCGAGCCAAAGCGCGCCAGGCGTCACTCAGCGCAGCCTGGTGTGTAGGATCGGCCAGCGCGATCAGGGCTTCCGCGCGCTGATGGACCGAAAGGCCGCGCAAGTGTGCCACACCATGTTCTGTAATGACCACATCGGCCAGGTGGCGGGGGATGGTGCACAGGGCGCGCGAGTTCAGCACGGGGACGATGCGCGAGACAGTACCCCGCCGCGCGATGGAAGGCAGGCAGACCACGAATCGGCCGCCCCGTGACAGGTTGGCGCCCAGCGCGAAGGCTGGTAGCCCTCCAGCGCCGGCCTGGATGACGCCGTCGGCCCGTTCGGCATTGATCTGGCCGAACAAGTCCACTTCCACCGCGCTGTTCACCGCGACGAAGCGTTCTCGGGCGGCGATGACGTGCGGGGCGTGCGTCTGACGCACGTCCGTGAGCCAGAGTCCGTCGAGCGAACATGCGAAATCGTGGAATGCCTCGTCGCCGAGCACTGTGCCGGTGACGATGGGCGCGTCAGCCGCCAATGCCCCTTTTTCCCAAAGTGTGCGCGCGGCCGGGCCCAGCATGCCGCTGTGGATCTTCAGGCCCCGATGTGACGACAAGGCCGTTGCAGCGGCCATGGGTACCCCGCCGATGCCGAACTGAAGCGTGTCGCCATCACGCACCACATCAGTCAGGTGCGCCCCGATCGCGGCCTCCACTCGGCCCGCGGGTCTCTCGTGGAGTTCGAGAACAGGCGTGGCCGCCTCGACCCATCCGTCGAGTTCATTCATGTGCACCCGGAAGCTGCCCCTGGTGCGCGGCATGCGGGGGTTCAGGTGAGCCACGCGCCTCCTCGCGCGCGGCCAGACCAGCGGCAGGAAGTCGCTGCACAGGCCCGCGCTGCACCAACCATCACGGTCCGGCAGGGAGAGCTGCGCGATCGCGACGTCCACCGGCTCACAGCGTTGCAGATGCTGCGCGAGCGCCAGATAGTCCATGGGCATCAACTCCGCTCGCCCCTCCTGCAGTCCTTTTCGCAACCAGGGCGTCATGAAGAAGCCGGTCTGCCTGGCTTCGGGATGCACCCCGAGGTAGTCGATGGTGTCGATCCCGGGAAACTGAAGGCCCAGGAAAGTAACTCCCGCAGCGCGAGTCGGATCGCTGATCAGCTCATCGCGCAGCAGGGCAGATTCGCTGCTCAAGCCGCTGACCCAGACGCGGTGGCCCGTCGTCAGAAAGTCTGTGAGGCGCTTCGTTGATGCATTGAATGACAATCTCATATCTATATGGTATGTTAGCAGACCAATAAATCATCAACACATTGAGAAAGGCGGCATCTGCATGGCTCGCTTGCAGCACTGGGCATCCGTTCAGCCAGACAAGATCGCGGTCCAGATGGCCGATGGTCTCGCGCTGAGCTACAGGCAATTGCATGAGAAGGCCGAGGGAGTCGCCCGCTGGCTGGTGTCGCTCGGTCTCCCCGAGGGTGCTTGCATCGGCATCCTAATGGAGAACCGGCTCGAAACCTTCGAGCTGTGGTGGGGCGCGCGGCGCGCCGGCCTGTACTACGTCCCGATCAGCACGCATCTGAAAGCGGCCGAAGTCGCCCACCTGCTGCGCGACAGCGGCACAAGCGTGCTCGTGACGAGTTCTGCCAACGCGGCCACCGCGGCGGCAGCGACAGCCTTGCTGGACTCTTCCGCGCCTGTGCGGCGCATCGCACTTGATGGTGATGTGTCGGAGTTCGAGCACTATGCGAGCTCAGTCGGCGCGGATCTGCCCGACTGCACCCTGCAGGGGCGCAGCGTGGGGCGGGAGTTCATGTATTCGTCCGGCACGACCGGTCTGCCCAAAGGCATCAAGCGCGCACTGGTCCCCTATGAGCGGAGACTGGAACTGCCCGAGTTGGAAAAACAGTTGCGGCGGATGTTCCAGATCGATGCCGAAACCGTGTATCTCCACCCGTCTCCGCTCTACCACGCGACGGGCCGCTTCGTGGTCCGGGTCATCGAAACGGGAGGCAGCTGCGTCGTTCTGCCCAGCTTCAATGCGCAGGCCACGCTCGCCGCCATCGAGCGCCATCGGGTTACGCATGGCCACTGGGTGCCAACGATGTTCGTCCGCTTGTTGGCGCTGCCTCAATCGGTGCGCGAAGGCTATGACCTGTCGAGCCTGCGCGTGACACTCCATGCGGCTGCGCCCTGCGCGTTGCATGTCAAGCAGGCCATGATCGAGTGGTGGGGCCCGATCGTGCACGAATACTACGGGGGCTCTGAAAACGTGGGCGTCACCTACATCGAAGCGGTGGACTGGCTGAGCCATCGCGGATCGGTGGGCCGTCCGATCACCGGGCAGGTCCACATCACGGCGGAAGATGATCCCTTGCGCGAACTGCCTGCTGGAGAGATCGGCACGATCTATTTCAGCGGCGGCCTGAACTTCGAGTACCACGGCGATTCGGCCAAGGCGCTGAGCGCATTCAACGACAAGGGCTGGGGCACCTATGGTGACCTGGGGCACGTGGACAGCGAAGGCTATCTCTACATTTCGGATCGCCGAACGGACCTGATCATCTCAGGTGGCGTGAATATTTATCCCCGAGAGGTAGAGGCCGTATTGCTCGATCACGAAATTGTGGGTGACGTGGCTGTGATCGGGGTGCCGAACAGCGAATACGGCCAGGAAGTCAAGGCCGTCGTGGAACTCAAGGCTGGCAAGCACGCGACCGAGGTGCTGGGCGCCCAACTGATCGATTGGTGCACCGGCCGTCTTTCGCGCATCAAATGCCCGAGATCGGTGGATTTTGTGGATGCGTTACCACGCAACGAGAACGGAAAGTTGCTCAAGCGGGTACTGCGCGAGCAGTATGCCGACCGCGCTGTAGGCGACCCCCACCAAGAGTCAAAGGCCCTTGCTTCATAGAGCGGCTAACAAAACGGCGCCAGGGTTCTCAAGCAGATGACGCAGCAAGCCAGAGAAAGCAAGCCGATATGATTGTCGATGCGACGCTCAAAGCGAGTACGCAGCTTGCCGAATGCGGCCAGCCACGAGTGCGTGCGCTCGACCACCCAGCGGTGGTGTCCGAGCCAATCATTGCGTTCGATGCCCTTGCGTGCGATGCGATTCATGATGCCCCGGCGCCCGAGGTGTGCACGGCATCGCGTGTAGTCGTAACCCTTGTCCGCATGCAGTTTCCCGGGCCAGCGACGCGGTCTTCCCCGCAGGCCGCCCACCGCTGGCAGGGCATCAACCAGCTCATCGAAGACCACCGAATCGTGTCGATTGGCGCCAGTGACACAGAAGCACCCCGAGGTGCAGGCGTGGCTGGCCAAGCACCCGCGCTTCGTCATGCACTTCACCCCCACCAGCGCATCGTGGCTCAACATGGTCGAGCGCTTCTTCCGCGGCATCTCGGAGAACCGCGTTCGGCGCGACGGCTTCACCAGCGTGCCCGAGCTGGAACTGGCCATCGATCTGTACGTGGCCCAGCACAACGCCAACCCCAAACCCTTCATCTGGACCGCCCGCGCGACCGACATCCTGGCCAAGGTCACGCGAGCAAGGGCAGCACTCGCGCGGGCCAAATGATAAGTACATATTTGAGTGGCGCACTACTCTAGCCAAGAGCGCAGTACATTCAGCAATGAAGACCATCCCATGATCCCGACCACGGAAATGGTTGGATGCCATCCTCACTCGCGAACGTCGGGTGCTGCTTTTCTTCGAAGGCTTCAGGGTCACCTTCTTCGAACCCAGCGACGGCGCCACGCTTTGTCCGCAGAAAATCGCAAACGTGGTGCGAGCCGCGCTCTCCGATTTCCCAAGGGCAGTCTCACAATCACCGGAACTTTTTAGCAATGGCTGTCCAGCACGAGCCAGTCATCCCATTTGCGCATCCGGTCTACGTCCGGCGTGTCATGGACTGCTTGAATAGTCTCGGGGTGCGACCATCTGCCGCGCTTTCGAACGCAGGCTTGACTTGGCAGGACCTTTTCGACAGTCGGCGCATGGTTGGCTTCTCGATATTCCGTAGATTCGTTGCATACGGGATCCAGTCGACTGGTGAACCCGCACTGGGCTTGATGGCTGGGTCGATGCTCCAGCCATATCACACGCCTGTCGGAATCGGGGCAGTGACAGGAAAAACGCTGGGTCAAGGACTCGAATTCTTGAGCCAGCACGCCAGCCTGATATTCGGGAGTTTTCGGTTCCGGTTAGAAAACGGATCTCGGTGGAGCACTCTCGAAGTAAAGCCTTTGCGCCACTTGTGTGAGACACACATCTTTGTCATACAGTCCATCGTCGGGTCGCATTGTCGGCTTCTGGAGGCGATGCTCGGGCGCCCTGCGGACGAACTCGTCGTAGGACTCCCTTACCCTCGCCCCCCTGGCGATGGTGGGCACTGTTTGCGATACGTCCGGAAGGTGGAGTTTGACGGGGACTGCCTGAGACTTCAAATGCCCGTGGAACTGCTACGGCTGCCTTGCGCTTCCGAGGATGCGGAGGTCTTTGCTGAGGCCTCGAAGGTCTGTGAAAGAGTGGACGCGGAGTTGCAAGACGGTGCATTTGTCCAACGTGTTCGGCGCTTTCTCCTCCAGCGGCTGGTGAGCAATCCGGGCGCGAGCGAACTGGCCTCGGATCTGGGAATCTCAGCTCGGACGCTGGTGAGAAGGCTTGCAGAGGCTGGAGTTTCGTACGCCGACATCAAGGAAGACCTGCGAAAGACCCACGCAACCTGGTATCTCCAACACACCGAGTTGTCGATCGAGGAAATAGCTTCGCAACTCGGGTATTCAGATCCACACAACTTCGGGCGCAAGTTCAAACATTGGTACCGAGTGGCTCCGAGCAAGATGCGCCGGTCTCTGAGAATGGAACTCCACGATTGCCCTCCGACTGCCTTGTAGTTGTTGCACAACGGGGGCCTTTTCCTGTGGCGTGAATCTACACAGTTATGGACTGACTTTGCTCAAGTCACTCTGTCTCTAACAGATTGAGCTGATGGAATGATGACAACTTCCTACGAGGGGAGTTGGCCCAGGTCTAGTGGGTGCACAGAAGTGCCAGTCACGGTGGGCCCTTCGCACCGGAGCCCTATGTTTAAGGCAACGCTGAAAAAGTCCACGTCCTCCGCGATCCTCCAATGTGCGTTGACTTCCCTATGAAGCAGCAGACTCTGGCCGTGGCGGCCGATCAGAACACGCAGTACGAGCAGTACCGCAGGCCGACGCGGCGCGATGCGTTCCTGGCGACCATGGAGCAGATCGTGCCGTGGTCGCATTTGTGCGAAGTCATCGAGCCTCACTATCCGAAGGCCGGCAACGGTCGTCCGCCCGTGGGTCTGGAGCGCATGCTGCGCATGTACTTCGTGCAACAGTGGTTCAACCTGGCCGACGCCGCGTGTGAGGACGCGTTGCTCGACAGTACGGCGCTGAGGCGGTTCGTCGGCATCGACCTGGGCCGCGAGCGTGTGCCGGACGCCACCACGCTGTTGAAGTTTCGTCGCCTGCTGGAGAAGAACAAGTTGGGTGAGGCCTTGTTCGCGAAGGTTGGCGAGGTACTTCGGGCCCGAGGACTGAAGGTGGGCGTAGGCACGATCGTGGACGCCACGATCATTGGCGCGCCCAGTTCCACCAAGAACAAGGACGGCAAGCGCGACCCGGAGATGCACCAGACGCGCAAGGGTCGGCAGTATTTCTTCGGCATGAAATTGCACATCGGCGTGGACAGCCAGACCGGCTTGGCGCACAGCGCTGTGGTCACGGCGGCCAATGTGCACGACAAGCACCCGCTGCCCGATCTGCTGCACGGCCACGAGCAGCGGGTCTGGGGCGACAGCGCCTACTCCTCGCAGCAGGCGTTGATCCGCTCGAAGGCACCGCACGCGGCCGACTGGACCAACCAGAAAGTGCGCAAGGGCAGTGCGACCGAGGACCTCGAACGCTTGGTCAACCGAATCAAGTCCAAGGTACGGGCTCGGGTCGAACATGTCTTTGCGGTGATCAAGCGGCTGTGGCGATTCGAAAAGGTTCGCTACCGCGGTTTGGCCAAAAACGCCACGCGATCCTTCGTCGCGCTGGGGCTGGCCAACATCTATCTCGCGCGCGGGGTACTGTATGAAAACGTCCGCCCATGAGGGCTGCAATGCGAGCCAATGGCTCGCCGCGCGGCCTGCAACCGGTCACCATGCGAAGCAATGTGCTCGGAACTCGCCTTGCCGCGCAGAAATTGGACGTCAATTCACGCTCGCGAACGAAGCGACTACTGGATGGGGAAGTCCAGGATCTTGTTCAGCGTTGCCTTAACCTTGGAGAAACCTGCAATGAAAAAATCTCTAGTTTCCCTTGCTGCTCTGGCTGTCGCCGGCGTTGCTTCGGCCCAGTCGTCCGTGACGCTGTTCGGCGTGGTCGACGCTACCGTCGAAGGCTATTCGAACAAGTCGGAAAACATCTACGGTCAAAGCGTCAAGGGCACGAAGAACACGCTGACGAGCTCGGGCTACAACAGCAGCCGTCTGGGCTTCCGTGGCACGGAAGACCTCGGTGGCGGTCTGGCTGCCAGCTTCTGGCTCGAAGCCGGCATCGGCAACGAAGCCGGCACCACCGGTGGCAACGTCTCGAATACGGGCGGGGTGACTGGCCTCTTCAACCGTCGTTCGACCGTGAGCCTCTCCGGCGCATTCGGTGAAGTCCGCCTCGGCCGAGACTATGTCCCGACCTTCTGGAACGACACCGTGTTCGATCCGTTCGGCAGCAATGGCGTTGGTGCCAGCCTGATCTTGACGGCCAACGGCTTCGGTCCTGGCTCGCCAACGGGCTTTACCGCGAACAACATGTATGTTCGCGCCAGCAATTCGGTCGGCTACTTCCTGCCCCCGAACCTGGGCGGCTTCTACGGCCAGGTCATGTACGCCTTCAACGGCGCAACGAAGTATGACAACTCGGCTCTGACGCCTGACATTGCCAACACCCAGCGCGCTGGCCGTTACATCGGTGGCCGCGGCGGCTACGCCAACGGCCCGCTGGACGTTGCTGCTGCCTACGGCGAAGCCACGATCGCGGACAACTTCTTTGCTGGCACGACCAGCGTGCTGAAGTCCTGGAACATCGGCGCTTCGTATGACTTCGGCGTCGTCAAGCTCTTCGGCGAGTACTCGCAAGCCAAGAACAGGACCGACTACTCGAACCCGCTGGCCATCACCAACGTGTTCGCGTTCACCGATCCGGGTGCCAAGGGTTGGCTCATCGGCGCAACCGTGCCGGTCGGTCCTGGCCTGATCCGCGCTTCGTACTCGGGCGTCAAGTACAGCGACCTGCCTGTCACCACCGCCCAGCTGGCTCAGATCAACCAGGTGTTCGGCCTGAAGGATCCGAAGGCTGACAAGTTCGCTCTCGGCTACGTGCACAACCTGTCGAAGCGCACCGCCCTGTACGCAACCGTTGCCTACGTGAACAACAAGGACAACTCGCTGTACTCGGCAGTCGGCTCGCCTGGCGTTGGCCTGGCAACCGCTGGTTCGTTCTACGCGGCATCGGGCACGACCGCCAACAACGCTCTGGCCCAAGC
This region includes:
- a CDS encoding porin, producing the protein MKKSLVSLAALAVAGVASAQSSVTLFGVVDATVEGYSNKSENIYGQSVKGTKNTLTSSGYNSSRLGFRGTEDLGGGLAASFWLEAGIGNEAGTTGGNVSNTGGVTGLFNRRSTVSLSGAFGEVRLGRDYVPTFWNDTVFDPFGSNGVGASLILTANGFGPGSPTGFTANNMYVRASNSVGYFLPPNLGGFYGQVMYAFNGATKYDNSALTPDIANTQRAGRYIGGRGGYANGPLDVAAAYGEATIADNFFAGTTSVLKSWNIGASYDFGVVKLFGEYSQAKNRTDYSNPLAITNVFAFTDPGAKGWLIGATVPVGPGLIRASYSGVKYSDLPVTTAQLAQINQVFGLKDPKADKFALGYVHNLSKRTALYATVAYVNNKDNSLYSAVGSPGVGLATAGSFYAASGTTANNALAQAAIGATHPTSSLGYDLGIRHAF